A stretch of DNA from Nitrospira sp. KM1:
AACCCGCAGGGTGTTGGGCGCTCCTTCATAGGTCGGGGGCCAGATGCGCCGTTCGGGGTCTTGGGGCCGCAGGTAGACGACCGGATACCATTGATTGATATCGGGAGCGGTCGGCCGATCAAGGGTCGCCCATCCCCTGCCTTCCGCCTGCAGGAGTGTCTTGTTGTCTTTCAAATCCAAAAGAGCCAGTTCCAACAATGACCAGTTGTCACGCCGGTACCCCGGTTGAGCGTGTGTCGTCCAACCCAAAAATACCGTGACCGGATATTCCTGCTCGGTGCTGGACACGACCACGACCACAAGATACTCGAGTCGTCGTTGCCGCGCGAGATCGGTAAACTGCTGCCAATCGCCGTTCGGCTGCGGTCGAATGTGATCGGCCGGTACGATTTCCTTGATCATCACCGGAAGAGCGCGTTCGATGTCCTGTTTGAGATTTTCCCCCAGTCGGACCAACGCTTCATCTGGCAAGTTTGGCGCAGCCCCCGCCTCAGAAGTATCAGACACCAATACGAGCCCGGCCTGAATGGGCCGTGGTTCGACGTTCAATAGAGATTCGGCTCCGCTTGCCCGATCCGAAGAAACGTAGTCGCCTATTCGCGTTGGGGGGACGTCTGAGGCGCAGGAAACGAGTAGACTGAACCCGCCGAGAATGCCTATCGTTCGAAGCAAGTGGCGCATCACTCACCTCCCTGTTGAGGGCGCTGACGCACGAATCTCATTTTGATGTTGACACCCACAGATATACGTTCGCTCCCCCCATGTTGTGCTGTCAAGCCTGACCGCGGCCTCTTGTAATCCTTCAGTGGGTCCGTTACGGTACGACCTCGGATCGACCGCACGGCCCAGAGGTTTTGGGCCCAACCAAAGAAGGTGGCTTGAGATGGTGTCCAAGCACCAGTCGACGTTCAAGAGCCTTTCGGTCATCGTCCCCGCCCACAATGAAGCCGCGAGAATTGGGCCTTATCTTGATCGGATCACGAACTACCTCAACGCTCAAGGCCGTTGGTACGAATTGGTGGTCGTCGATGATGGAAGCCGCGATGCGACCGCATCGATCGTGCGGGGCTTTGCTGCGAACCGCCCGGAGGTCAAATTACTCCGCCTTGCCACAAGAAAAGGAAAGGGCGCGGCCGTTCGGCGGGGAATGCAAGCGGCGACCGGTTCGTTGAAACTCTTCACCGATGCAGACGGCGCCACCCCCATTGATGAACTGAGCCGGCTGGAACACGCGATCGAACAGGGAGCGGATCTCGCGATCGGCTCCCGCGCACTTGCCTCCCGCTCGCAGGAGTTTCGAGTTCAGGCTAAACTCTACCGGACCTGGCTAGGAGGACTCTTCAACTTCGCGGTACATCAATTGGGCATTGCCGGAATCAGCGACACCCAATGCGGATTCAAATTGTTCCGCCAGAAGGCGGCGGAGGATTTGTTTTCGGTCGCCACCATCAATGGCTATGGATTCGACCTCGAAGTGTTGTACATCGCCCAACGGCGCCCGTACCGGATTGCCGAAGTTCCCGTCAATTGGTGCGATCAACCAGGTTCAAAAGTGCGCGTGATACGGGACGGGGCGGCCATGCTTCGAGAACTGCTGCTCATCAAGCACAACTATGATACGGGACGATACGAGGCAGGCTTATCTTCGGCCGATTTTTCGCGGGCCCAATCGACAGAGCGTGAAGTGTCATTTAATAAGTAACCGGCATCCTTACCTCCGACAGCAGCGAATAGATCGAAACCTTCTCGTCTTCATACATTTTCTTCCATTCGGGCTCGCGTGCTAATGCCGCATCCAAAAGGGTGTCGCGTCGAACCACTGCCCAATCGACGGCATATTTGTCCAGCACCGCCAATCCGGCGGTCGTACCTGCCGTGAGCGCCATGTAATCTTCAAAGATCCTGCGCTTCCCCACATGCCAGGCCGGCATCCGCCCATCGATGAAAATCTTTTCGTTCGGCAACCACCAGAGCAGAAACCCGCCATACTGATAATCGTTATAGAGACGTTGTCCCAGGTTTGCGCGGTGCGATTGAATCCAATCGACGGCTTCAATTGGGTAAGACGTTCGATGAAAAAATTGCTTCGGATACCGGCCCGATTCGACTACATGCCGGAGATGGTCCGGACCCAACCATAGGATGAACAGACCCGTCACCATGGTAACGGCCGCGATAGACCACCTATCACGTTGACGGTCGGCGATCACGAACGATCGCAGCTGTTGAAGACCGGCGGTAACCAACTCGGCGCAGAGTGAAAGACTCAGGAGAAGAAAGAGTGGGATATTCCGCATGTGCCGCCACGACAACATGAGAAATATGCCTAAAAGGAACCAGCGGACTGGTTCAACGCGGCGATACCACAAGAGCATCCCGGCAGTGAGACCGCCCAGATACCATACGAAACTCCGGCCCGCGACTGAATCGATTGCCGGTGGTTGCCATTCCTGTAAGGTCGCCAACATGAATTGGTCCGAGAGCGAGGACAATATTTCTTCGTACAGACGCCACCCATAAGGATTGATGAAGGTGACGAGAATGGAGATCCCTAGAACGATAGACAGCCGTATCAGGCTTGCCTTCGAAGGAACCGCTTCGTCCAGACGAACCGCCAATTTTGAGTTTCGAGTGACGATCCACCGCATGAAGGATGATGCGCCCGCGTAGAGCCCCAGGAGAAAGATCCCGGCAAGAAATCCACCGTGGAGATTACTCCATAGGAGAAACAAGCATGGGATCCCCCAGTAGGTGGATGCCTCGGACCAAGTTGAAAGCATCCGAAGCAGCAATGCGAGGCCGAGGAGGGAAATCAATTGAGTTCTGGCTCCCAAGTACGGCAGCGCGGTCCAGAGAGATAAGACGCAGGCCATATAACGGCCGGCAGGCAGACTTGCTGTGAGATCGGCCGCTAGCATCCATGCACCGGCGGTGACGGCTCCGAACAGGATAATGACCCCGAGACCCCCGCTGTGGTCGTACACAATGCCTATCAGGATGTCCGACAGCCATGCGTGCTCCACCCAGGGCCAGTCGGGCATGGTGTGCGAATAAGGATCGACCGGCGGCGGGAGGAATCCGCGGCTCATGAGATCCAACCCGGTGCGCAGATGCCAGCCGAAATCCGGCTCGGTCAACGGTTGCAGAACGAAATTCAGCACGATCACGCCGAGGAGGAGCAGCAGAGGAGTCGCCCGCAAAGAACGATCGGACGCTCCTTCGATCGCGGGCCGCTTCATCCGACGCGATGAACCAGAGGCCGTGAGGCCAGCAGATTGCCCATGACTAACCAGTCGACATCAGTGCGTAGGAAACAGCGAACCGCGTCCGCCGGCGTACAGACAATCGGCTCGTTGACATTGAATGAAGTGTTGAGGAGGACAGGAACTCCTGTGCGCCGGTCGAATGCTTCGAGAAGCGCCCGATATCGCGGATTCGACTCATCCACTGTTTGGACTCTTGCAGTCCCGTCCACGTGGAGGACTGCTGGAATCGACCCTTTGGCGGCTGCCAGGACCGGCGCAGTGAACGCCATAAATGGCGATGGACACGGAAGATCGAAAAATTCGTGAACCCGTTCCTTCAGCACGGAGGGCGCGAACGGACGAAATGGTTCACGAAGTTTGACCTTGGCATTGATCAGTGCCCTCATGTCCTCTCGGCGAGGATCCGCGAGCAGGCTTCGGTTTCCCAAAGCTCTCGGTCCCCATTCCATCCGGCCCTGAAACCAGCAGACCAGCCGCCCATTGGCAAGTTCACCGGCCACCTTGTCGAAGAGCATGTCGTCCGGAAGGTGCTCAATACAAAGACCGGCTCCTTCCAATTCGCGGCGGCATACGGCATCATCGTACTCGGGTCCCCAGGCTGCTGACTTCATGGGCGTGCGGTCGGCGTCCGCTCCGCGCCGGCTGCTCAACCATAGCGCCGCCCCAAGTGCAGCCCCGGAATCTCCCGCCGCGGGTGGAACATACACCTCACGAAATCCGGCTTCCCGGAATATCCGTGAATTCGCGACGCAGTTGTACGCCACGCCACCGACAAGACAAAGCCTGTCGTCGCGAGTCGAGGCCTTCAGGTGGCGCGCGAGATGCAACAACGTATTTTCAATGACCAGTTGTGCACTGGCTGCCATGTCGCGATGGCGCTGAGTCACATCTTCACCCGGTAACCTCGCGGGACCGAACAGATCGACGAACTGTCGGACAAAAATACGTTCTCGTGCGAGATGAAAATCCAATAGTCCCGTGTTGAGCTGAAACGCTCCGTCGGGCAAGAGCTTGAGCACTTCAGATCCGAGTTGCCGGGCAAAGAGAGGCTCGCCGTAAGCGGCCAGGCCCATCACAATATATTCGTCCTGGTCGGGCTTGAATCCCAGATAGGCAGTGATCGCGGCATAGAATTGTCCGAGCGAATGCGGCAGTCGTACCCGTTTGAGTATGTCAATGCGACGTGGACCAGCCCGAGCCAGCGTGGTCGTATGAGCCTCGGATGCACCGTCGGCCACGAGCACCGCGGAAGAATCGAACGGGGCGGTGAGCACGGCGCTGGCCGCATGGCAAATATGATGATCGAGAAAGACGGGAGCCGGACTGTGCGTGCCGTCGATCCGATTCGACAGCGTCCGCCGCAGAAGTGCGAGTTCCTTCCACTCGACGGACCGCTCGGCGCTCCTCTTTCCCTTCACCAGAAACAGTTGGGGAGACCGCAGCATGGAGCCGACGGCGAGACCCACCCGTCGGCCGATCTGCCAGAATTTCCACGGCACCGCCACAGCATCGAGGTCGCAAAGTCGCACGCCTGCCTGTTGCAAACAATACCGGATTGCTCCTACCGGCAAGGCGGTGACATGCTTGGTCCGTGCGAACCGCTCTTCTTCCGCCGCGGCAATGATCCGGCCGTTGTCCACCAGAGCCGCCGCTGCGTCACGCATGTTCGACAAACCCAAGACGACCATCCGCGGTAGGATAGAGGAGCCGGAATGCTCTGACAAGTTGCTTTCAGCCAGTGATTCCGGTACGGTTGGTGACCTTCCATGCTGACAGGCCGGTGTATCGTTCGGGCTAGAATCAGGACATCCTCTCCCTTTATGAATGCCTGGCGTCTCACGCTCATTCTCGGCGGGTTTGTCTGGTACGGCTGTGCAAGCCAGGTCGAGCTGCCCAATCTCGGGCCTCGTCTCTCCCAGACGGCTTCACTCGAATTATCCAAGTCATTGACTGAAGCGACAGTCGAATATGCCGATAATTGCGGCCATCTCCAAATTTTTGATATCGGCACCCCTCTGGAGGATGCCCTGGTCGAAACGGCGAACCGAACTTTCAAAACGGTGGTTTTGCCGGGATCCAGCGCAAAGCCTGACGTCATGGTACATGTCAAACTGGTCCAAAATTCGTTCGTTCTTCGAATGGACGGTCTGTATGACAGGGCACCGACGGAACTGCAACTCGGGGGTCTCGTCTCCTATACCGACCAGGCCGGCAATCTGATCGGGGAGCAAGACATCCAGGTGATGTGGAAGGACCGGGTCCGCATCGAACCCATGCAAAAGAATTGCGATTATGTGCTGGCTCCCTTCGTTCGGAACGCCGCCCGGGAATTTGCCCTCAGGTTTTCCGAAGGAGCCAGAAGCAAGCTCGACTCGGGGCGCGCACCAATCGCCCCGGGGCAGCTCGAAACCGTCAAGCCCACCGCGGCAACAGCCGCGGCAACGGGAGCGGTCGCGGCGACAGGCCTGGCTGCGACATCCGCATCGGCAATTTCGTTCAAAGCGACCCTGTTGGATGAAAATAGCAATCTGATCCTCGAAGGGGGTGAGCGGATTCGCGTGCGCGTCGATGTCGTCAATACAGGAGATCAGGAATTACAGCGCGCGGCCGCGACCATCAGCGGCACCCCGTCGCTCACTGCCCAGTTTCCAGCCACGACTCTGTCCGTGGGCCGGCTACAGCCAGGACAATCCCGGTCGCTCGAATTTGCCGCGACGCTTCCCCAATCCGTGCAGCCTCAGAAAGGTGAGATTCATGTCACGGTCGCAGACCCGGCCGTCCCATCGCCACCTTCTCAACTCCTTAGTTTGACGATTCAACCGACAGGCATGAAAACCGACGACGTGGACCATGTGCCCGCCGCGGCGGACGGATTCAGACGGCCTCAGACCTATCTGTTGTCGATCGGAGTCGGTTCCTATCGCGACCAACAGCTGTCCACGAGAAAATACGGCGCGTCCGATGCTGAAATGGTGGCCACCTATTTTCAGTCTTTAGGGGGCATACCTGCCTCAAACGTTCGTCTGCTCCAGGACTGGAAAGCATTGCGACCCGATATCGATGAAGCTTTGTTGGATTGGTTGCCAGGCCGTGTGACCAAGGATTCAGTCGTCCTGATCTATTTCGCCGGATCCGCCGCGGTCGGCCCGTCTGGTGATGTGTTCTTGATTCCCTACGACGGCAGTCTGTCTACCACGTCGAGAGCCTACCCATTGAAAGACCTCGAAGCCGCACTGGGCCGATTGAAAGCAAAGCAGACGATTTTATTTTTCGATGGAACGGTATTTCGGTTTGGATCTGAAACGAAAGGGAAACCCGCGGCGCCCCTCTGGCATCCACCCGGCAGCGGGACGACAAAGGTCATTGCAATCAATGGATTGGGGCGTGCGCTCGAAGACGAAAAACACCGACATGGGTTGTTTACGTATTATCTGTTGCGCGCGCTGAGGGGAGACTCCGATACGAACAGGGATGCCGAAGTCACACTTGGAGAAACTATCGCCTATGTCAGTCAAAAAGTGCTGTGGGCCTCGAAGACACAGTATAGCCAAGAACAGCGCCCAATCACGACTCCGCCCATGAAACCCACCGATACTGCCGGTGCACTGATATTGTCCAGACTGGCGGCCATCAAATCGGTCGAAACGCCTTGAGCGAATCTCGAGCCTACTCGGGAAGACAAAAAAATGGGGCAGGGAACTGACTTCCCTGCCCCATCACTCTGACCCGAGCAGTCTCAATTAGTCTGCGCTCTTGCAGAAGCTCCGCTCGTAGTTGATGATCGTCCAGGCTTCTTCTTCGTTGATCGCGGCAGGAATCAAGGAGACCATTCCGGTGCCCGCGCTGCCGTTCTTAATCACCCAGAACAGCTCACCGTCTTTCCGCTTCTTGTGGAACTTGCAGTTTGTGAAATCCCGAGGACTGGGATTCAGGATCGCGCCCGCAGGACCGTCGCCCTTTCCTTCCTTCCCGTGACAGTTGAAGCAGGTACCTTTTCCTTCGAACAGAGCCTTGCCCTTGGCAATGCTTTCCGGAGTCGATGCCACGGGGTTCTTCAGTGCCTTGGCATCCGCAATCTGATCAGCCGGCACACGGGGCTTCGTCGGATCTTTTTCTTCGGCTCCCACCACGGTGGCTGACAACATCAGCACGGCTGCGCTGATTCCCAACAACATAGAAAACTTTCCCATCAGAAATCCTCCTTTGTATTATGACCCCACTGCATATTCAGTGGCTCGCGCCGCCAACATATCGACAAAAAGGCAAAAAACCGTGGGGACTATAGCAATGGCGCTCTGGGAATGTCAAGCAATTCGACTGTGATTACGCTGTCTTGCGCGACAATTCGCGTAAGACGGCTTACCGCTCTGAGCTCCCTCACCTCCTCCCCGCACGACTCATGAATCAAGGGTTGTGCCATCTATGCTCAGATCTATCTGTTCGATATTTCATTCGGTTGCAGGACAGGCCTCATAATAGTCTTGCGTGATCTCTTGCGCCAGAGACATGTTTGGACCTCAGATCACGCCTCCGCGCCCCAGTGTCTGCTTGCCAAGAAGAATGAATGGGAAAGGAAAGAATCTTACAAGATCGACTGATGGAATAGCCGGGAGAATCTTCGAGCTTATCGCTTGAGGACGATATCGCGGGCCACTTTTCCGCTCGGACCGAATGACCTTTGCGGTTTACCGTTGAGCTCGGCCTTGACCCCTCCCGCATTGCCAAGCGTCAATAGGAATTGCTCTTGGCCTTTCCACTTCGCCTTTTCGCCGGGACGGAGCAAGGCCTCCTGTGGATTTCCCCCGTCAACCTGGATGACGATCCAGCTTAGCTCGGTTGCTTCGAGATCGAGCACCAGCTGATCGGCTGTTTCAACCGCCGGGCCCTCCAATGACAGACCTCCGAGCGGGCCGTCACCGCCGATTGGGGGAGGAGTAGGAGGAACGGAGGGGTTGATTGCCGGAGGGGATGTTGGAATCGGAGCCTGGACACGAGCCGATGTAGTTTCTGGCTTGACTGGCAAAATCGGCGCGTGGGTGTCCGGTGCTTTGGGTTTGGTCGAGGCCACGGAGGCTTCCTGTTCCTGCCGTGGCGGAGCGTCCGGTTGGCTGTCCCGGTTGGCACTGACCGGTGCCGGGCGTTTACTAGACGGAGTTGGGGTGTCTGTGCCGGAGCGATGCACCAAGAGGGAAGTCTGTTCACGACTCAGCAGGAATATCAGCGTCAGAATGGCGATGCCGATGGCAATCGCGACCGCTTTGCGATTGGCCTGACGCTTGCGCTCCTCTTGGACCTGCCGAACCTTCAGCCGCTCTCGCTCGTCCTGCTTTTCATAGAAGGCGCCGGCGGACTGCGTAAACCGGTGAATGGCGTCCTCTTCATCCAGCCCCAGCGATCGGGCATAGGATCTGACGAATCCCCGTGCAAAGACTTGATCCGGGAGCTTTGCAAAATTACCCTCTTCGAGCGCCTTCACGAAGTCGGACCGGATTCTCGTCTTGGAGGCGACCTCTTCGATGGTCAATCCCTTGGTCTCTCGTACCTGTCTGAAAAATTCTCCGATCGATTCCATGATGTGCTCAGGGTTTCAACTTGGCGAGGATGTCCTTCGCGGCCGACCCGAATTCTCCATTTTTGTCCATGATGGTGACTTTCGTCAGTGTTTCTCTCGCGCGACGTTCAAACCCCAATTTGTAATAGACGCGTCCAAGTTCCAGATTGGACATGACCGGAGGAACATTGGGCGGATTGACGACGAGCGCGTCCTCGAACGCTTCCATAGCCCCCTGTAAGTCGCCTTCGTGCGCCAAGGCTCTACCGAGATGAAACCGGGCGAGATCGGGGGTGGAATACAACGGATTGCTGAGGGCGGTTCGAAACGACGCAATCGCTTCCTTCCATCGATCCTGGCTGATGAGCACCTGGCCTAGATAGGCATGCGCTTCTGAATAATGTTCGTCGATCTTGATCGCTTCCCGGAATTCTTGCTCAGCCTGAGCCATCTTTCCCTGGGACGCCAGAATATGGCCGAGCCCGTACCGGGCCTCTTTGTTATCGGGATTCAATTGTACCGCCCGTTGAAACGATACGTATGCTTTCTGCCGGTCGGTATCTAAACTGGCGAGTCCCTCCTGATAATACCCCTTCGATCTTTGTCGCGATTCCTCCGAGGTCGCACAACCCGCGACCGAACCGGCGAGAAGAACGAATCCCGCCGCCACCGCCGTCGCGGAACGCAACACGAGCCCTCTGGACTCACCTTTGCTCAACGAATGTCCTCAAAGTGCGTCAACTGCTTGAACGCTCTGAAACGGTCCTGGATCTCTTTGTAATCTAGAGTTCGTAAACGGTCAAGACTAAAGGCTTCTACGGTAAACGATGCCATCACGCTTCCGAAGATGATCGCTTGTTTGAACCCCTCAACGGTCCGATTTCCCGTGGCAGCCAAATACCCGAGAAATCCGCCGGCAAAGGTATCCCCAGCCCCCGTGGGATCTCGGACATCCTCAAGAGGAAAGGCCGGGGCGCCGAATATCTGTTTCTCGTTGAACATCAAGACGCCGTATTCGCCCCGCTTGATGATGAGATGCTTGGGACCTCTCGACAAAACTTTCTGCGCAACTTTGACAAGGTTCGACTCGCCTCCGAGCGCGCGCGCTTCCCCGTCGTTGATGATCAGAATATCGACCTTTTCGAGAACCTTCCACAGGGCTTCCTGCTTGCCGTTGATCCAAAAGTTCATGGTATCGCATGCGACCAGCGGAGGCCGTGGCAGCTTTTGCAGCACGTCGAGTTGCAGTTCCGGATCGATGTTTCCCAGGAATAGCACGTCGGGATTTCGATACGCATCGGGAATTTTCGGCCGAAAGGTTTCGAAGACGTTGAGTTTCGTGTCGAGGGTATGTGCCTCGTTGAGCTGGTGAGTATATTCCCCTTTCCACCTGAACGTGGCGCCAGGACGACGTTCAAGGCCTGTCAGGTTGATCTTGCGACCCTCGAGAAACGCAAGGTGCTGTGACGGAAAGTCCTCTCCGACCACCGCGATGAGATTGACCTGCGTGAAATAACTGGCCGAGGTTGAAAAATATGTAGCCGACCCGCCGAGAACTTCCTCCACTTCACCGAACGGCGTTTTCACCGTATCCAACGCGACAGAACCGACGACAAGCAAGGTACCCATGAGATCACCGTTTTCCTTTCGAGGGTGTTGGAAGAACCCGATTGGTCAGCAATGCGAGCTTCGTTCGAAGCTTCGGCGGAATCATATTGGGAGCCGTCACAATGGCGTGCGCCAACGCCTCCTGGCAGGCGCAATGCTCGACGGCACCGACGGAACCGATCGCAGCCGCCACGAGACGCTTGGCCAGCGAGACATTACGATGCAGGACGTTGAGAATCGCTTCTACGGTCACCGGCTCTTCCGATTCATGCCAGCAATCGAAATCCGTCACCAACGCGACCGTGGCATAGCAAAGCTCGGCCTCCCTGGCGAGCTTCGCCTCCGGAAGGTTCGTCATCCCAATGACACTGACACCCCATTGACGGTACAAGCGAGATTCGGCTTTGGTGGAAAACTGCGGCCCCTCGATGCACAAGTATGTCCCACCATGATGAACCGTGGCCTCATTCGTTCGGGCAGCCGCGGCAAGAGAGGCGCTCATCGAGGAACAGACCGGCTCTGCGAACGCCACGTGCGCCACCGCACCTCCTTCAAAAAAGGTCGAGGCACGGCGCTTCGTGCAATCAATAAACTGATCCGGCAAAACGACATCGCCCGGTGCAATGGATTCCTTCATGCTTCCAACCGCGCTGACAGAAATGACCCGCCGCACACCGAGAGATTTCAAGGCATAGATATTGGCTCGGTAGTTGATTTCGGACGGATTGAATCGGTGCCCTCTGCCGTGCCGTGAAAGAAATGCCACCCGTATGCCATTCAATTCTCCCAGCACCACGGCATCTGACGGACTTCCGAATGGGGTCTTGAGGCGTATCTCCTGCACCGCCTTCAGTCCGTCAATGGCATAGAGACCGCTCCCTCCGATGATACCGATCTGAGCCCGCGGCGCGCTGACTCGGGCCACTTTCATGCTCATGCTGCGTTCCACCTTTCTCAGCGGAATACTGCTTACACTGAATGGCTCAGTCCGGCGAGGAATCGATCGATTCGATCGGTCACGCGGGCCGCCGTGGTTTCCGGCAGTTCGTGGTCCTCGATCATCAACCATTCGACTTCGGGTTCCTGTCGGAACCATGTCAATTGCCGCTTGGCAAATCGCCGCGTGTCGCGCTTGAACTGTCTGACCATTTCGTCATAGTCGTACTCTCCAGCCAGATAAGCCGCCACCTGCCTGTAGCCCAAACCTTTCATGGCGGCGCAGTCGCGCCTGTAGCCCTGTGCCAATAGCTGTTGCGTCTCTTGGACAAACCCGCATTCCAATTGTCGGTCGATGCGGTCTTCTATCCTGCGGTAGAGGGCACTGCGGCTTCGATCGAGACCAACAATCAACGTGCAATAGGGCCGCTCCCCGAACGCGTGGGTACCGTGAAATTCCGACATGCGCCGGCCGGACAACTCATAGACTTCGATCGCGCGAAGCACCTTCGAGGTGTCCCGGGGATGGAGTTTCGATGCGTACACTGGGTCAATCTCCGCAAGTCTCGCAAAGAAAGCATCTCCCCCCTGTTCGTCGGCCTGTCGAAGCAGTTCCGACCGAAGGTACGGATCCGAGGGAGGAGCTTCGCATAATCCCTGCAGCAAGACCCGGACGTATAACCCGGTCCCGCCGACGAGAAGAGGAAGACGGCCTTGGCCGTGAAGGTCCCGAATGCACTCCGCCGCCATTCGCCGGAAAACGCCGGCATTGAACGATTCATCCGGATTCACAAGATCGATTAACCGATGGATGACTCCCTGCCGCTCATGCGGTAGAGGCTTATCTGTGCCGATATCCATCCGGCGATAGACCTGACGGGAATCGGCCGTAAGAATCTCACTGTCATAATGCTTGGCCACTTCGAGGGCAACGGAACTCTTTCCGACCGCCGTCGGGCCGAGAATCACGACCAGCGGCTTCCGCCACCGTTGTTCATCAGACAATCGATACATTGGATGCAACGCTGGTGCCGTCACGACCATCCGACCCGTCCGAATAATTTATCCAACTCATCGGTCGAAAGGCGGAAGGCTGTGCGTCGACCATGCGGACAGGTCATGATGAGACCTTCGTCGATCCAGTCGAGAACCAATTGGCGAATCTCCGCAAGCGCCATAGTTCTGCCGGCTCGTATCGCACTATGACATGCGAGGGACGCCAGCACAGACTGTATGCGATGCTCCAATGAGGGAGTTCGGTTCCACTGCGCCAGATCGTCCATCAGATCCTGGACAAACGAGACGGCATCGATCTTCCCCACACCGACCGGAACAGACATGATGGCCATAGAACCGCTGCCGAACGGCTCAATGATCAGCCCCAATGATGCAAGATCCTCAAGATGGTTCCCCAGCAGGGCGTACTGTGCCACTGGCAGTTCGACGGGGTTGGGGATCAGCAATGGTTGCGCCTGAAGATCATGGTCCTGCCACTTTCGCCAGAGTCGTTGGAACAGCACGCGTTCATGCGCGGTGTGTTGATCGATGACCTGAAGTTCCTGGCCGACGTGCGCCACCAGATATCGCTGCAACATCTGGCCAAGGGGGACCACGGAAATCGTCGACGAATACGCCCCCCCTGGCTCGTGTGCGAACTCAAGCTGTTCGTCGCTGGAGGACATCCGGTCATATGTCCTCGGCGTCGCATCTTGCGGGCCGGTTTGAGGCTGGTTTGGGTCATGGCGTTGGTCGCATGGTTTCGATGTGATCGAAGCCGTTGGCGTCACCTCTGCCGCAACGCCGGCGTGTTGGGTTCCCTTGATGCTCGTCCGTTCAGGGCCTGCGAGCGCGTGGCGCAAGGCATGACGAATCAACCGATGCACCATGTCGGGTTGCGAAAAACGGACTTCGCGCTTGGCAGGATGAACATTCACATCGACGCAATCCGGCTCGATCTCAAGAAAGAGCACATAGGTAGGATTCAAACCTTTGGCAAGGAAGGCGCCATACCCTTCAGTCACCGCGTGAAACACGGTGGCATTCCGCACCGGCCGACGATTCACAAACACATCTTGAGGAAGCTTGGAGGACTTGGCCCGGACAGGGTCCACCGCGACGCCTGACACGGCATACCCTGGAATCCGACCCCGTACGTCGAATGTCCGATCGAGAAACAGATGCCGATAGACCTGCAGAATTCTATCTCTGTCCGATGCCACGGACGGATAATTGAGGACTTCTTGGCCATTATGCAGCAGACGAAGGTGCACGGCTGGTCGAGCCAAACCGGCTTGTTGGACCACCTGATTGATGTGGGAGAACTCGGTCGGGACGGATCTGAGGAATTTTTTCCTGACGGGCTGATTGTAGAACAGGTCGGCCACCTCGATCATCGTGCCCTTGACGGCGGGAGCATCCCG
This window harbors:
- a CDS encoding dolichyl-phosphate beta-glucosyltransferase codes for the protein MVSKHQSTFKSLSVIVPAHNEAARIGPYLDRITNYLNAQGRWYELVVVDDGSRDATASIVRGFAANRPEVKLLRLATRKGKGAAVRRGMQAATGSLKLFTDADGATPIDELSRLEHAIEQGADLAIGSRALASRSQEFRVQAKLYRTWLGGLFNFAVHQLGIAGISDTQCGFKLFRQKAAEDLFSVATINGYGFDLEVLYIAQRRPYRIAEVPVNWCDQPGSKVRVIRDGAAMLRELLLIKHNYDTGRYEAGLSSADFSRAQSTEREVSFNK
- a CDS encoding carbamoyltransferase C-terminal domain-containing protein, with amino-acid sequence MVVLGLSNMRDAAAALVDNGRIIAAAEEERFARTKHVTALPVGAIRYCLQQAGVRLCDLDAVAVPWKFWQIGRRVGLAVGSMLRSPQLFLVKGKRSAERSVEWKELALLRRTLSNRIDGTHSPAPVFLDHHICHAASAVLTAPFDSSAVLVADGASEAHTTTLARAGPRRIDILKRVRLPHSLGQFYAAITAYLGFKPDQDEYIVMGLAAYGEPLFARQLGSEVLKLLPDGAFQLNTGLLDFHLARERIFVRQFVDLFGPARLPGEDVTQRHRDMAASAQLVIENTLLHLARHLKASTRDDRLCLVGGVAYNCVANSRIFREAGFREVYVPPAAGDSGAALGAALWLSSRRGADADRTPMKSAAWGPEYDDAVCRRELEGAGLCIEHLPDDMLFDKVAGELANGRLVCWFQGRMEWGPRALGNRSLLADPRREDMRALINAKVKLREPFRPFAPSVLKERVHEFFDLPCPSPFMAFTAPVLAAAKGSIPAVLHVDGTARVQTVDESNPRYRALLEAFDRRTGVPVLLNTSFNVNEPIVCTPADAVRCFLRTDVDWLVMGNLLASRPLVHRVG
- a CDS encoding c-type cytochrome, which encodes MGKFSMLLGISAAVLMLSATVVGAEEKDPTKPRVPADQIADAKALKNPVASTPESIAKGKALFEGKGTCFNCHGKEGKGDGPAGAILNPSPRDFTNCKFHKKRKDGELFWVIKNGSAGTGMVSLIPAAINEEEAWTIINYERSFCKSAD
- a CDS encoding helix-turn-helix domain-containing protein — translated: MESIGEFFRQVRETKGLTIEEVASKTRIRSDFVKALEEGNFAKLPDQVFARGFVRSYARSLGLDEEDAIHRFTQSAGAFYEKQDERERLKVRQVQEERKRQANRKAVAIAIGIAILTLIFLLSREQTSLLVHRSGTDTPTPSSKRPAPVSANRDSQPDAPPRQEQEASVASTKPKAPDTHAPILPVKPETTSARVQAPIPTSPPAINPSVPPTPPPIGGDGPLGGLSLEGPAVETADQLVLDLEATELSWIVIQVDGGNPQEALLRPGEKAKWKGQEQFLLTLGNAGGVKAELNGKPQRSFGPSGKVARDIVLKR
- a CDS encoding tol-pal system YbgF family protein → MSKGESRGLVLRSATAVAAGFVLLAGSVAGCATSEESRQRSKGYYQEGLASLDTDRQKAYVSFQRAVQLNPDNKEARYGLGHILASQGKMAQAEQEFREAIKIDEHYSEAHAYLGQVLISQDRWKEAIASFRTALSNPLYSTPDLARFHLGRALAHEGDLQGAMEAFEDALVVNPPNVPPVMSNLELGRVYYKLGFERRARETLTKVTIMDKNGEFGSAAKDILAKLKP
- a CDS encoding PfkB family carbohydrate kinase — protein: MGTLLVVGSVALDTVKTPFGEVEEVLGGSATYFSTSASYFTQVNLIAVVGEDFPSQHLAFLEGRKINLTGLERRPGATFRWKGEYTHQLNEAHTLDTKLNVFETFRPKIPDAYRNPDVLFLGNIDPELQLDVLQKLPRPPLVACDTMNFWINGKQEALWKVLEKVDILIINDGEARALGGESNLVKVAQKVLSRGPKHLIIKRGEYGVLMFNEKQIFGAPAFPLEDVRDPTGAGDTFAGGFLGYLAATGNRTVEGFKQAIIFGSVMASFTVEAFSLDRLRTLDYKEIQDRFRAFKQLTHFEDIR